The Planococcus donghaensis genome contains a region encoding:
- the ilvA gene encoding threonine ammonia-lyase IlvA — translation MTKSNIKELDRKQLVKKVSVEEIMVANQALKDVVIKTPLQKNELLSARYECNVYLKREDLQVVRSFKLRGAYNFIRSLDATERSKGVVCASAGNHAQGVAYSCFALGIEGKIFMPLTTPRQKVSQVKRFGGDQVSVVLVGDTFDDSFSAAMEYCTAEEKVFVHPFNDTSVIAGQGTVAVEVLNDMQEPVDYMFCAIGGGGLTAGVGSYLKGISPKTKLVGVEPAGAASMKTSLANGKVTRLDTIDTFVDGAAVKQVGDVTMAICADVLDDIALVPEGKVCTTILQLYNENAIVAEPAGALSVAALDFYKDEIKGKNIVCVISGGNNDIERMQEIKEKSLIYEGLKHYFIVSFPQRAGALRKFMGQVLGETDDITHFEYTKRTNRDEGPVLVGIELKSPDDYEPLVKRMTDSGFPYKEINNDSLLFNLLI, via the coding sequence ATGACTAAGAGCAACATCAAAGAGCTCGATCGAAAACAATTAGTGAAGAAAGTATCCGTAGAAGAAATTATGGTAGCCAACCAGGCGCTCAAGGACGTTGTCATCAAGACACCTTTGCAAAAAAACGAACTGCTCTCAGCACGGTATGAATGCAATGTCTATTTAAAAAGAGAAGATCTTCAAGTAGTAAGGTCTTTTAAACTGCGAGGTGCCTATAACTTCATCCGTAGTCTAGATGCAACAGAACGCTCAAAAGGGGTTGTCTGTGCGAGTGCTGGGAATCATGCTCAAGGGGTAGCGTATTCTTGTTTCGCTCTTGGCATTGAAGGAAAGATTTTCATGCCTTTAACAACGCCTCGTCAAAAAGTATCTCAAGTAAAACGCTTTGGTGGAGACCAAGTTTCGGTTGTTTTAGTGGGAGATACATTTGATGACTCGTTTTCAGCAGCGATGGAATACTGTACTGCTGAAGAAAAAGTGTTTGTTCATCCATTTAACGACACAAGCGTCATTGCAGGACAAGGAACGGTCGCAGTGGAAGTGTTAAATGATATGCAAGAACCTGTCGATTACATGTTTTGTGCAATTGGTGGTGGGGGATTGACTGCGGGCGTTGGTTCATACTTAAAAGGAATCAGTCCAAAAACGAAGTTGGTTGGTGTGGAACCGGCAGGCGCTGCTAGCATGAAAACGTCATTGGCAAATGGCAAAGTAACGCGTCTAGATACAATTGATACGTTTGTAGACGGTGCTGCAGTTAAGCAAGTTGGAGATGTAACAATGGCGATTTGCGCAGACGTGTTAGACGACATTGCATTGGTTCCAGAAGGCAAAGTGTGTACGACGATTTTGCAGCTGTATAACGAAAATGCGATTGTTGCAGAACCCGCAGGTGCGTTGTCTGTCGCCGCTCTCGATTTTTATAAAGATGAAATCAAAGGGAAAAACATTGTTTGCGTCATTAGTGGAGGCAATAACGACATTGAACGGATGCAAGAAATTAAAGAGAAATCATTGATTTACGAAGGATTGAAACATTACTTTATCGTTTCTTTCCCGCAACGTGCAGGTGCGCTACGTAAGTTTATGGGGCAAGTGCTAGGTGAAACAGACGACATTACTCATTTTGAATACACGAAACGGACCAATCGTGACGAAGGACCGGTACTTGTTGGCATCGAACTGAAAAGTCCCGATGACTATGAACCGCTCGTCAAACGCATGACCGATAGTGGTTTTCCGTACAAAGAAATTAACAACGATTCACTGCTGTTTAATTTATTGATTTAG
- a CDS encoding DNA-3-methyladenine glycosylase I has product MEKRCLWAQSNTLMQAYHDKEWCKPSKDDRYIFEMLTLEGAQAGLSWNIVLSKRQAYLEAFRNFDIAYCAQLTDESLVSIKENYGVIKHGTKIASVRSNAQAILSLQKEWGSFADYLWSFTNREIIDNKWSNDAQLPAQSPLSVQLSKELKKRGFKFVGPVTTYSFMQAIGMVNDHIETCICRT; this is encoded by the coding sequence ATGGAGAAACGGTGTTTATGGGCGCAAAGCAACACACTCATGCAAGCTTATCACGACAAGGAATGGTGTAAACCAAGTAAAGACGATCGATACATTTTCGAAATGCTCACATTAGAAGGTGCACAAGCCGGCTTATCGTGGAACATTGTGTTGTCTAAACGACAAGCTTACCTCGAGGCCTTTCGAAATTTTGATATTGCCTATTGTGCACAATTAACAGATGAAAGCTTGGTGTCCATCAAAGAAAATTATGGCGTGATCAAGCACGGCACAAAAATCGCATCTGTTCGGTCTAATGCACAAGCCATCTTAAGCCTACAAAAAGAATGGGGCAGTTTTGCTGATTACTTATGGAGCTTTACGAATAGGGAAATCATTGACAACAAATGGTCGAATGATGCTCAACTACCTGCTCAATCTCCTCTGTCTGTTCAATTAAGCAAAGAGCTGAAAAAAAGAGGATTTAAATTTGTAGGCCCTGTGACCACTTACTCTTTTATGCAAGCCATTGGAATGGTAAACGATCATATTGAAACGTGCATTTGCCGCACTTGA
- a CDS encoding fructose-bisphosphatase class III yields the protein MNLKYLDLLAQKYDCEEKVATEIINLESILDLPKGTEHFVSDLHGEFQAFQHVLRNGSGNVKVKIKDLFKNELTEEELNEFATLVYYPEEKLLMSKSHFTSKAELHNWYIEVIERLLKLIAYASSKYTRSKLRKALPKQFVYIIEELLYKTDEFKNKKDYYAKMVTQIISLGQADKLIVGLAYTTQRLVVDHLHVVGDIYDRGPDPHKIVDTLIDYHSVDIQWGNHDVLWIGAYAGSKVCLANILRICARYNNLDIIEDVYGINLRPLLNLAEKYYEDNPAFRPKRISDEKMTEQEQLQITKIHQAISIIQFKLESPIIKRRPCFDMRDRLLLEKVDYDKNEATIHGKTYPLENTCFATINPDQPDELIDEERQVIDKLLFSVQHSEKLARHMNFLMKKGNLYLKYNGNLLIHGCIPLDEDGNMEKMEIEGKSYAGRELLDVFERYLRTSFAHPEETDDFATDMVWYLWTGEYSSLFGKREMTTFERYFIQDKETHKERKNPYYYLREDEDMCRKILAEFDLNPEHGRIINGHTPVKERDGENPIKANGKMLVIDGGFSKAYQSTTGIAGYTLLYNSYGMQLVAHQLFNSKEEVLQNGTDVLSVKRLVDEELERKKVRETNIGECLQQEIRNLNSLREYRYMKTVRR from the coding sequence ATGAACTTAAAATACTTAGATTTATTAGCGCAAAAATACGATTGTGAAGAAAAAGTCGCTACTGAAATCATTAACCTTGAGTCCATATTGGATCTACCTAAAGGAACCGAACATTTTGTCAGTGATTTGCATGGAGAATTTCAGGCGTTCCAACATGTCTTGCGTAACGGCTCTGGAAATGTAAAAGTAAAAATTAAAGATTTGTTTAAGAACGAGTTAACTGAAGAAGAATTGAACGAATTCGCTACGCTCGTTTATTATCCAGAAGAAAAACTGCTAATGAGTAAAAGTCACTTTACCAGTAAAGCAGAGCTGCATAACTGGTACATAGAAGTAATTGAGCGGCTGCTGAAATTGATTGCCTACGCCTCGTCGAAGTATACACGCTCCAAGTTAAGGAAAGCGCTACCAAAACAATTTGTTTATATTATAGAAGAGTTGTTGTATAAAACAGATGAGTTTAAAAACAAAAAAGACTATTATGCGAAAATGGTAACGCAAATCATTTCCCTAGGGCAAGCGGATAAATTGATTGTTGGATTGGCTTATACCACTCAACGCCTCGTCGTCGACCATTTGCATGTTGTAGGCGACATTTATGACCGAGGACCAGATCCGCACAAAATCGTAGATACGCTAATTGATTACCATTCGGTGGACATTCAATGGGGAAATCATGACGTTTTATGGATCGGTGCATATGCCGGTTCAAAAGTATGTTTGGCGAATATTTTACGAATTTGTGCACGTTACAATAACTTGGATATTATTGAAGATGTTTACGGCATTAATTTGCGACCGTTATTGAATTTAGCGGAGAAATACTACGAAGACAATCCGGCTTTTCGACCGAAAAGAATATCAGATGAAAAGATGACAGAACAAGAACAGCTGCAAATTACTAAAATTCATCAAGCGATATCTATTATCCAATTTAAATTGGAAAGTCCTATTATTAAAAGACGTCCGTGTTTTGACATGCGAGATCGCTTATTACTGGAAAAAGTCGACTATGACAAAAATGAAGCAACAATTCATGGGAAGACTTACCCATTAGAAAATACGTGCTTTGCAACCATCAATCCGGATCAACCAGATGAATTGATAGATGAAGAAAGACAAGTAATCGACAAATTGCTATTTTCGGTTCAACATTCAGAAAAGCTAGCGCGACATATGAATTTTTTGATGAAAAAAGGCAATTTGTATTTGAAATACAATGGCAACTTGCTTATTCATGGATGCATTCCATTAGATGAAGATGGCAATATGGAGAAAATGGAGATTGAAGGAAAGTCATATGCAGGGCGTGAACTGCTCGATGTATTTGAACGATATTTGCGTACGTCATTTGCGCATCCGGAAGAAACAGATGATTTTGCGACCGATATGGTTTGGTATTTGTGGACGGGTGAATATTCATCGTTATTTGGCAAACGGGAAATGACGACTTTTGAGCGTTACTTTATTCAAGACAAAGAAACACATAAAGAGCGGAAAAACCCATATTATTATTTACGGGAAGACGAAGACATGTGCCGGAAAATACTTGCTGAATTTGATTTGAATCCTGAACATGGTCGGATTATTAATGGGCATACCCCTGTTAAAGAGCGGGACGGCGAAAACCCGATCAAAGCCAATGGCAAAATGCTAGTGATTGATGGTGGGTTTTCAAAAGCTTACCAGTCGACTACAGGAATTGCCGGATACACGTTGCTATATAATTCTTACGGCATGCAATTGGTCGCTCATCAATTGTTCAACTCAAAAGAAGAAGTCTTACAAAATGGGACAGATGTTTTATCTGTAAAACGATTGGTTGATGAAGAATTAGAACGAAAAAAAGTAAGAGAAACCAATATTGGGGAATGCCTCCAACAAGAAATTCGAAATTTGAATAGTTTGAGAGAATATCGTTACATGAAAACTGTGAGAAGATAG
- a CDS encoding GAF domain-containing sensor histidine kinase → MLKEQERYSRLAEITRLINTKLELQDMLQHVASAISDEIVQCDAIGIYLPDSEGIFRAVAGKPEAIDGQPLTDQKIDLDDDPLANEIATTKQVVYIPDTSMDSRPNAAALAAFNIKSLLGLPIIYEQHLYGLVFLFDNGKKMDLTENQIQSVEAYVNMAAVAIQNAANLKQKEQLLAEKELLLDANNELAKCATVSESINTCFCYLEKVGGFKNVAVFLRTPDQTNTVYLKEVNNKSNWSKPEWERIIDDFQSTTNSDTVIKDIIKKKHIRFIPSEEKCRLLFIPLISKGAVFGVVAIACLLEKLHTYEKTQINLAQSIINSTAITLSNLTYMDQLEHRVKDRTLELANANERVTSVIGSITDGFFALNENWEFIYINNHQVLPKGRTPENVMGEEIWSVFPEHFNSILYKEFSGAMLKRMPVHFEIASAEEGYCYEIVAYPFDDGICCMCKNTTEKKLYENELKRLSNLELIGQMAAGISHEIRNPMTTVRGFLQLLTDNRELENYNSYFELMIEELDRANSIISEFLSMGNTRSSDLKMQNLNAIIMDIAPLLKIDTFSQNKFIEIETMDLPDLLLNRNEIRQLLINICRNGLEAMNPGEMLSIRTYIEKENTVVLEIEDEGEGMSEEVLKKIGTPFYTTKDNGTGLGLGVSYAIAARHRAKIDVQSSSDGTIFSFKFQL, encoded by the coding sequence ATGTTGAAAGAACAAGAAAGATATTCGAGACTGGCAGAAATTACAAGACTCATTAATACGAAACTAGAATTACAAGATATGCTTCAACATGTTGCATCGGCCATTTCAGATGAAATTGTTCAATGTGATGCTATCGGTATTTACCTTCCTGATAGCGAAGGAATCTTCCGAGCTGTAGCAGGTAAGCCTGAAGCCATCGACGGTCAACCGTTGACTGATCAGAAAATAGATTTGGATGATGATCCACTTGCCAACGAAATTGCCACTACAAAACAAGTGGTTTACATTCCCGATACATCGATGGATTCACGTCCGAACGCTGCTGCTTTAGCAGCGTTTAATATTAAGTCCCTTCTTGGACTACCCATTATTTATGAGCAGCATTTATACGGTCTTGTGTTCTTATTTGATAATGGAAAGAAAATGGACTTAACCGAAAATCAAATTCAAAGTGTAGAAGCTTATGTCAATATGGCAGCAGTAGCTATTCAAAATGCGGCCAATCTTAAACAAAAAGAACAATTGCTTGCAGAAAAAGAACTCCTTCTCGACGCAAACAACGAGCTTGCCAAATGCGCAACTGTAAGCGAAAGCATAAACACTTGTTTTTGTTATTTAGAAAAAGTTGGCGGATTTAAAAATGTCGCTGTTTTTTTGAGAACGCCTGATCAGACGAATACGGTTTATCTGAAAGAAGTAAACAATAAATCAAATTGGTCAAAGCCTGAATGGGAACGAATTATTGATGATTTCCAATCCACTACAAATTCTGACACAGTTATTAAAGACATTATTAAGAAAAAACACATTCGTTTCATCCCTTCTGAAGAAAAATGTCGGTTACTGTTTATTCCTTTAATCTCAAAAGGAGCCGTTTTTGGAGTGGTGGCAATCGCTTGTTTGTTAGAAAAATTGCATACGTACGAGAAAACACAAATTAATCTAGCCCAGTCTATTATCAACTCAACTGCAATCACACTTTCAAACTTAACGTATATGGACCAGCTTGAGCATCGTGTGAAAGACCGAACGTTGGAGTTAGCAAATGCAAACGAGCGGGTGACTAGTGTTATTGGCAGCATCACAGATGGATTTTTTGCGCTAAATGAAAACTGGGAATTTATCTATATTAACAACCACCAAGTACTGCCAAAAGGACGTACCCCAGAAAATGTAATGGGCGAGGAAATATGGTCTGTTTTTCCAGAACACTTTAATTCTATTTTATATAAAGAATTTTCTGGAGCCATGTTGAAAAGAATGCCTGTGCATTTTGAAATTGCTTCTGCTGAAGAAGGGTATTGTTATGAAATTGTTGCCTATCCGTTTGATGATGGAATTTGTTGTATGTGTAAAAACACGACAGAAAAGAAACTTTATGAAAATGAATTGAAACGGTTATCAAACTTAGAACTTATTGGCCAAATGGCCGCAGGAATCAGTCATGAAATTCGAAATCCCATGACGACGGTTCGCGGGTTTTTGCAATTGCTTACAGATAATAGAGAATTAGAAAACTACAATTCGTATTTCGAACTAATGATTGAAGAGCTAGACCGAGCAAACTCTATCATATCTGAATTTTTATCGATGGGTAATACAAGGTCTTCGGATTTGAAAATGCAAAATTTAAATGCCATTATTATGGACATCGCTCCATTGTTAAAGATTGACACGTTTAGTCAAAATAAGTTTATTGAAATCGAGACGATGGATTTGCCAGATCTCCTGCTAAACCGAAATGAAATACGTCAATTGCTCATAAACATCTGTCGAAATGGACTTGAAGCGATGAACCCAGGGGAAATGCTGTCTATTCGGACGTATATAGAAAAAGAAAATACAGTGGTTCTGGAAATTGAAGATGAAGGCGAAGGCATGAGTGAAGAAGTATTAAAGAAAATTGGCACTCCATTTTATACGACTAAAGACAACGGTACAGGTCTTGGACTTGGTGTTTCGTATGCAATTGCTGCTCGTCATCGAGCCAAAATCGATGTACAGTCAAGCAGTGATGGCACCATTTTTTCATTTAAATTTCAATTATAA
- a CDS encoding DUF305 domain-containing protein, with amino-acid sequence MNAYVKFTLMILTSAFIMYWLTFLNTFQFDHIFYSETRVYMALIMGSTMAIVMLLFMWPMYKNKKANAVILGTSAVVFALSLWLVRSQTLIEDVKWMEAMIPHHSIAILTSERANISDPRVRELADSIIEAQRKEIAEMKKLIEDLEDEE; translated from the coding sequence ATGAATGCATATGTGAAATTTACTTTAATGATTTTAACTTCAGCTTTTATCATGTATTGGTTAACATTTTTGAACACGTTTCAGTTTGATCACATTTTCTATAGTGAAACCCGGGTGTATATGGCTTTGATCATGGGCTCTACAATGGCAATTGTTATGTTGCTGTTTATGTGGCCGATGTACAAAAACAAAAAAGCCAATGCGGTGATTCTTGGGACGAGTGCTGTAGTATTTGCGCTTTCGTTATGGCTAGTTCGCAGTCAAACCTTAATCGAAGATGTTAAGTGGATGGAAGCCATGATTCCCCACCATTCGATTGCAATTTTGACGAGTGAACGCGCCAACATTTCAGACCCTCGCGTTCGTGAATTGGCAGACTCGATTATCGAAGCACAACGAAAAGAAATTGCCGAAATGAAAAAGCTGATCGAAGACCTTGAAGATGAGGAATAA
- a CDS encoding aminoglycoside phosphotransferase family protein translates to MDVAPIIAQLNKEKSIGHTYMYTALAGGTMSKVFLLYQEKSNACILKINAAKVTKEEAGFLSLYQPIALLPDLLVVDSLYQFMVYTYIPGSTANHQNIKKTSLLQTLVAELINHYQPVLNQHNWGWKDAPVSSWAQFLRDEVKAATAILTPQLDRLGVTIEEPLLKERCNSGLNQFPYLIHGDCGVHNFIVREEKLAGVIDPTPILGWPHYDVIYAFFSSPSDLTKQAWDSAIAGLTIERPADSVLYEELLIGLYQRLGICLKHHPEDWSMYIRAWEYWNKIVSNQQLKLEYSRRVAN, encoded by the coding sequence ATGGATGTTGCACCAATTATTGCGCAATTAAATAAAGAGAAGTCGATTGGGCATACGTATATGTATACGGCTTTGGCTGGCGGCACAATGAGCAAAGTTTTTCTTCTCTATCAAGAAAAGAGCAATGCATGCATTTTAAAGATTAACGCAGCAAAAGTGACCAAAGAAGAAGCTGGTTTTCTGTCACTTTATCAGCCAATTGCCTTACTACCCGATTTACTAGTCGTGGATTCTTTATATCAATTTATGGTTTATACATATATTCCAGGTTCTACAGCAAATCATCAAAACATCAAAAAAACAAGCCTTCTCCAAACGTTGGTTGCGGAACTCATAAACCACTACCAACCTGTGTTAAATCAGCACAACTGGGGATGGAAAGACGCACCCGTAAGTTCGTGGGCGCAATTTTTACGCGATGAAGTAAAAGCGGCAACTGCTATATTAACTCCACAATTGGATAGATTAGGTGTAACAATTGAAGAACCGCTATTAAAAGAGCGCTGCAATTCGGGACTAAACCAGTTCCCTTATTTAATTCATGGTGATTGCGGAGTACATAATTTTATCGTACGCGAAGAAAAGTTAGCGGGTGTCATCGATCCAACTCCAATCTTAGGCTGGCCACATTATGATGTAATCTATGCATTTTTTTCGTCCCCTTCCGACTTAACTAAACAGGCGTGGGATTCTGCAATCGCTGGCCTAACAATCGAGCGGCCTGCTGATTCTGTTTTGTATGAAGAATTGCTGATTGGGTTGTACCAGCGGTTGGGCATTTGTCTTAAGCATCATCCTGAGGATTGGTCCATGTATATTCGAGCTTGGGAGTATTGGAATAAAATAGTTTCCAATCAGCAACTGAAATTAGAATATTCAAGGAGAGTGGCAAATTGA
- a CDS encoding DMT family transporter, whose translation MKEKLIFSLLVVLTTGLMGSSFVVAKIGLIYISPLLLAGIRFTIAGSIMIFFVLLFKRKHPKNAATWGKVILIGAVQTAGVMGAIFLSLRTITSGESAILTFMNPLLVVLIGTLAMGMRYRIVQWFGVFVGFAGVFVTMGSHLDLQIGTLLGFLSAVFWAVGTLLIKKWGVAIDMWVLTAYQMLFGGLILLLGSVFLENAYIVINTTSVSILLWLSIPASIIQFTIWFYLLQKGDSGKVSAFLFLAPFFGIVSGWLVLGEPIGIPLLVGGSLIFSGIFLVNWPEKRVPVKVTV comes from the coding sequence TTGAAAGAAAAACTAATTTTCTCTTTATTGGTCGTCTTGACGACCGGATTAATGGGGTCTTCTTTTGTCGTAGCGAAAATAGGCTTGATCTACATATCGCCTCTATTATTGGCAGGGATACGATTTACGATTGCTGGCAGTATTATGATTTTCTTTGTTTTGTTATTTAAAAGAAAACACCCTAAAAATGCTGCAACTTGGGGGAAAGTTATTTTAATCGGTGCTGTTCAAACCGCAGGCGTGATGGGAGCTATTTTCCTCAGTTTGCGCACCATCACTTCAGGAGAGTCCGCGATATTAACGTTTATGAATCCCTTATTGGTGGTGTTGATTGGGACGTTAGCAATGGGCATGCGTTACCGAATTGTTCAATGGTTTGGAGTTTTTGTTGGGTTTGCGGGTGTTTTTGTCACAATGGGAAGTCATTTGGATCTTCAAATCGGCACATTGCTTGGTTTTTTAAGTGCCGTATTTTGGGCTGTTGGAACACTTCTTATAAAAAAATGGGGCGTCGCAATCGATATGTGGGTATTAACTGCGTATCAAATGTTGTTTGGCGGTCTTATCTTATTGCTTGGCTCAGTTTTTTTAGAAAATGCCTACATAGTCATTAACACAACATCGGTCTCTATTTTATTGTGGCTATCGATTCCAGCTTCCATCATTCAATTCACGATTTGGTTTTACTTGTTGCAAAAAGGAGATTCTGGTAAAGTAAGCGCCTTTTTGTTTTTAGCTCCTTTTTTCGGTATCGTATCTGGCTGGCTCGTGTTAGGAGAGCCTATTGGGATACCGTTATTAGTTGGTGGCAGTTTGATTTTCTCAGGAATTTTTCTAGTCAACTGGCCAGAAAAGCGAGTGCCAGTGAAAGTAACCGTATAG
- a CDS encoding GNAT family N-acetyltransferase, whose amino-acid sequence MTLTNATEELLDELYYWRFENPQQEAKKWNGPYIPEVWLSRDQHRKMWLEEKDISMGVPASLVITADGKAIGYVGAYWVDKNTNWLETGVVIYDTDYWSGGYGSEAYRMWIDFLFANTDLHRLGMSTWSGNERMMSVAKRLGMSEEARIRKARIVDGQLYDAIKMGILREEWEVQ is encoded by the coding sequence ATGACTTTAACAAACGCAACAGAAGAATTGTTAGATGAGCTTTATTATTGGCGCTTTGAAAATCCACAACAAGAAGCGAAAAAGTGGAACGGACCGTATATTCCAGAGGTGTGGTTGAGTAGAGATCAACACCGTAAAATGTGGTTAGAAGAAAAAGACATTTCGATGGGCGTCCCGGCATCACTGGTTATTACGGCGGACGGCAAAGCGATTGGCTATGTTGGTGCTTATTGGGTGGATAAAAACACAAATTGGTTGGAGACGGGTGTTGTAATTTATGACACGGATTATTGGAGCGGTGGATACGGCTCTGAGGCTTACCGGATGTGGATCGATTTTTTGTTTGCCAACACCGATTTGCACCGACTCGGCATGTCGACTTGGTCAGGCAATGAACGAATGATGAGCGTTGCAAAACGGTTAGGGATGTCAGAAGAAGCGCGTATTCGAAAAGCACGCATAGTCGATGGACAATTATATGATGCGATTAAGATGGGCATCTTGCGTGAGGAATGGGAAGTGCAATAA
- a CDS encoding YeiH family protein translates to MSAFLNKSTSPKAALLGGVLFTFLLAFLGFLLAQVPGFNQIGQLACAIIIAVFYRQLFGYPTAIRSGITFSTKRLLRVAIILYGLKLNINTVLSDGLWLLVRDVGVIAFAISLTVWLAKRFKADQTISLLLGVGTGVCGAAAIAAIAPIIKAKDEDTAIGVGIIALMGTIFAISYTIIRPFLPLDDIEYGMWVGISLHEIAHVALAGAPAGEDGLAMALLGKLGRVFLLVPLCFIFIFMMKRKNKDEETTAKVDFPWFLLGFIFLSVLGSYVLGPVVPFPEALRDFVSTATTWLLTAAMVGLGLNVSLRDLRERALLPLAAMTIASVLLSVLTYFII, encoded by the coding sequence ATGTCTGCATTTCTTAATAAATCAACATCGCCTAAAGCCGCATTGCTCGGTGGTGTGTTGTTTACGTTTTTACTCGCATTTCTAGGTTTTTTATTGGCACAAGTACCAGGTTTTAATCAAATTGGTCAACTGGCGTGCGCCATTATTATTGCGGTTTTTTACCGACAGCTTTTCGGGTATCCTACTGCGATTCGATCTGGTATCACGTTTTCCACAAAACGGTTACTACGTGTCGCTATCATTTTATACGGATTAAAACTAAACATTAATACTGTATTGAGCGATGGTCTTTGGCTTTTAGTACGAGATGTTGGCGTTATTGCTTTTGCGATTTCGCTAACTGTTTGGCTAGCCAAACGCTTTAAAGCCGATCAAACGATTTCGTTACTTCTTGGTGTCGGCACTGGCGTGTGCGGTGCAGCCGCAATTGCAGCTATTGCGCCAATCATTAAAGCAAAAGATGAAGACACCGCGATTGGTGTCGGCATTATTGCGCTCATGGGAACAATATTTGCTATATCTTATACCATCATTCGCCCATTTTTACCGCTGGATGACATTGAATATGGCATGTGGGTTGGCATCAGTTTACATGAAATTGCTCATGTGGCATTAGCCGGAGCTCCTGCTGGAGAAGATGGGCTCGCTATGGCTTTACTTGGAAAACTAGGTCGTGTCTTTTTACTCGTTCCGCTTTGTTTTATTTTTATTTTCATGATGAAACGAAAAAACAAAGACGAAGAAACTACAGCAAAAGTCGACTTTCCCTGGTTTCTTCTCGGGTTTATCTTCCTCAGCGTGTTAGGCAGCTATGTACTAGGCCCAGTCGTTCCGTTCCCAGAAGCTTTACGTGACTTTGTCTCAACGGCCACCACTTGGTTACTTACAGCTGCAATGGTTGGACTGGGATTGAATGTCAGCTTACGTGATTTACGAGAACGTGCTCTCTTGCCGCTCGCTGCAATGACAATTGCATCGGTTTTATTGTCCGTCTTAACGTATTTTATAATTTGA